The Desulfosporosinus acidiphilus SJ4 genome has a window encoding:
- a CDS encoding ZIP family metal transporter → MQDLLEIFKISSIAGLATTLGSILVLLFGKPQERFLASLLAGAGGVMLAVVSVDLLPNAWKIGPPLQVVIGLALGLLFMFLAHLQLKIPNDSLPLSRRQRLKRAGLLVAAGIALHDIPEGMAIAISQEAAPSLGLLIAVAITLHNLPEGMATTAPLTMARIRWWKILLLNIGIAVFTPLGAMLGLFALEGVQNSLAFFLAFAAGAMGFLVFAELIPLSRERHPHYALLGGTVGFIFFAIVSLLLPA, encoded by the coding sequence ATGCAGGATCTATTGGAAATTTTTAAAATCAGCAGCATAGCCGGGTTGGCCACGACTTTGGGGAGTATACTGGTTCTTTTATTTGGAAAGCCTCAAGAGCGTTTCCTTGCTTCCCTTTTAGCGGGTGCCGGTGGGGTGATGCTGGCGGTGGTAAGCGTTGATTTGCTGCCCAATGCCTGGAAAATAGGACCGCCGCTTCAGGTTGTCATCGGCCTTGCTTTAGGCCTATTGTTCATGTTTTTGGCTCATCTTCAGTTAAAAATACCTAATGATTCACTTCCCTTGTCGAGACGCCAGCGTCTAAAGCGTGCCGGTCTTCTCGTTGCTGCGGGGATTGCTTTGCATGATATTCCTGAAGGAATGGCTATTGCAATCAGCCAAGAAGCAGCACCAAGTCTCGGCCTCCTGATAGCTGTGGCCATTACCCTGCACAATCTCCCTGAAGGAATGGCTACAACAGCACCTCTGACCATGGCAAGAATCCGTTGGTGGAAAATACTACTCTTAAATATCGGCATCGCTGTCTTCACCCCCTTGGGGGCTATGCTTGGCCTTTTTGCCTTGGAAGGGGTACAAAATTCGCTTGCCTTTTTCTTAGCCTTTGCTGCAGGGGCTATGGGCTTTCTTGTCTTCGCCGAACTAATACCCCTCTCACGGGAACGCCACCCTCACTATGCACTGCTCGGAGGAACCGTCGGTTTTATCTTCTTCGCCATTGTAAGCTTGCTTCTTCCGGCGTGA
- the cysC gene encoding adenylyl-sulfate kinase, with translation MRSEREQTICDHYEIAEDANHKELFEDRNLRWQKMSIIRHDREKLNGHRGGVIWFTGLSGSGKSTLANALEKQLYAMGIRTYLMDGDNVRQGLNRDLGFRRIDRTENIRRIAEVAKLFVDAGIVVLTAFISPYDTDRCAARDIIGKSDFFEVFVDCALEECEKRDPKGLYAKARRGEILEFTGVSDPYEIPENPDLIVATDKEEVEAAIERILIKLKKREFY, from the coding sequence ATGAGATCAGAAAGAGAGCAAACTATTTGTGACCATTACGAGATTGCCGAGGACGCTAATCATAAAGAATTATTTGAGGATCGTAATCTTAGATGGCAAAAAATGTCTATCATACGGCATGACAGAGAAAAATTAAACGGTCATCGTGGCGGAGTTATTTGGTTTACAGGGTTATCGGGATCAGGAAAATCGACTTTAGCGAATGCTTTAGAAAAGCAATTGTATGCAATGGGAATAAGAACATATCTTATGGATGGAGATAATGTACGTCAAGGGCTAAATAGAGATCTAGGGTTTCGAAGGATTGATCGAACGGAAAATATCAGACGGATTGCAGAGGTAGCCAAGCTATTTGTGGATGCAGGGATTGTAGTCCTCACGGCCTTTATATCTCCCTATGACACAGATAGATGTGCCGCTAGGGATATCATTGGTAAGAGCGATTTCTTCGAAGTTTTTGTCGATTGCGCCCTAGAAGAATGCGAAAAAAGGGATCCAAAGGGCTTGTATGCAAAAGCTCGACGAGGTGAGATTCTCGAGTTTACTGGGGTGTCTGATCCTTATGAAATTCCCGAAAATCCCGATTTAATTGTAGCTACTGATAAAGAAGAAGTTGAAGCAGCTATTGAACGAATTCTTATTAAATTAAAGAAACGAGAATTTTATTAA
- a CDS encoding TolC family protein, with protein MKKKYLSMLVFVPIASIMLFSNSTLALDNAAQSTSSSSSTGTTQPAASTSTSTSGTSSTGSSDSSTATGTAGTSDASATGTSTNSAAPADTSTLSLSLDDAVKMVETGNSTIKLDDSEIKVLDKQNQQDLARHDAHAPVVDEDSRKDQDLNYKRSQWSLDNAKHQRDTDLKNLRVQVTNEYENILNYQQEAENYQTQLNNLDTQIDKMNLQIKLGLQIPSAIYALNAGKSGLEAKQKGVLNSINSEMLTLKQDLGIDLNRDVVLTSSLVPFTKFDDSDLNNKIAKAIQNNYDLQKYQQDIDISQIEYEIDMVFEDSMSADQVQLSIEDKKATLADISNNQLVQLRSDYNSLKTLENTVSADQLTVEADKINIDVMQKNIDAGKSTILDMISLQNTLLNDQFTLQQDVNSYMTAAANYQNSLDD; from the coding sequence ATGAAGAAAAAATATTTATCTATGCTTGTTTTTGTTCCCATTGCTTCGATTATGTTATTTTCAAATAGTACACTGGCCCTTGACAATGCGGCTCAGTCAACGTCCAGTTCGTCTTCCACCGGCACAACTCAGCCTGCAGCCTCAACATCAACCAGCACTTCAGGGACATCATCAACGGGCTCTTCAGATTCATCAACTGCAACCGGTACTGCAGGTACTTCAGATGCTTCGGCAACTGGTACTTCAACTAATTCCGCAGCTCCGGCAGATACTTCCACGTTGAGTCTCTCTCTGGATGACGCTGTAAAAATGGTTGAAACCGGCAACAGTACTATTAAATTAGATGATAGTGAGATTAAAGTCCTAGATAAGCAAAATCAGCAAGATCTGGCGCGGCATGATGCTCATGCTCCGGTAGTTGATGAAGATTCCAGAAAAGACCAAGATTTAAATTATAAACGTTCTCAATGGAGTTTAGACAATGCCAAGCACCAAAGAGATACAGACCTGAAAAATCTTAGAGTTCAAGTAACCAACGAGTATGAAAATATTCTAAATTACCAACAAGAGGCAGAAAATTATCAGACGCAACTGAACAATTTAGATACGCAGATTGATAAAATGAATCTTCAAATAAAACTTGGTCTCCAAATTCCTTCAGCTATTTATGCACTTAACGCCGGTAAAAGTGGTTTGGAAGCTAAACAAAAAGGTGTTCTCAATTCCATTAATAGTGAGATGCTCACTCTCAAACAAGATTTGGGAATTGACCTTAACCGAGATGTTGTTTTGACTTCAAGTTTAGTTCCTTTCACGAAATTCGATGACTCAGATTTGAATAATAAAATTGCAAAAGCAATCCAAAACAACTATGATCTGCAAAAGTATCAACAGGACATTGATATTTCACAAATCGAGTATGAAATTGATATGGTCTTTGAAGATTCTATGTCGGCAGATCAAGTACAATTAAGCATTGAGGACAAGAAAGCGACTCTTGCCGATATATCAAATAACCAATTGGTACAATTAAGATCCGATTATAATTCGTTAAAGACCTTGGAAAATACTGTTTCCGCCGACCAATTAACTGTAGAAGCTGATAAAATCAATATTGATGTCATGCAGAAAAATATTGATGCCGGAAAATCGACCATTTTGGATATGATTTCTTTGCAAAATACGCTTCTTAATGATCAATTTACGCTTCAGCAGGACGTTAATTCCTATATGACTGCTGCGGCTAATTATCAAAACAGTTTAGATGATTAG
- a CDS encoding GDSL-type esterase/lipase family protein yields MRTYRLEIRLIQAATALALIVLITGFLGLWGQVDQPSGAKAGAGETRETTSVQTQTPSNSKIVALGDSFTLGYPLDTAHSWTQRLADDLKIRVVNKGKGGQTSKDLLARFDADVVSEKPGRVIIFVGTGDALQSVPLKDFQANVETMIEKAKANNIIPIVALPIWYPNYQKGIQEIRDWEIDYAKKQSITTLDFTTVLFDSSQKYLTGLASDNGKYPNAKGYEKMGDYAANLLKT; encoded by the coding sequence ATGCGTACTTATCGATTGGAGATACGTTTGATTCAAGCAGCAACCGCGCTTGCTTTAATAGTCTTAATTACCGGATTTCTCGGATTGTGGGGACAGGTGGATCAGCCGTCGGGAGCAAAAGCCGGTGCCGGAGAAACTCGGGAGACGACTTCAGTACAAACTCAAACACCAAGTAATTCGAAGATCGTGGCTTTAGGTGACTCCTTCACCCTTGGATATCCTTTAGATACCGCTCATTCTTGGACTCAACGCTTGGCAGATGATTTGAAGATAAGGGTCGTCAATAAAGGAAAAGGGGGGCAGACCTCCAAAGACTTGTTGGCGCGTTTTGATGCGGATGTGGTTAGTGAAAAGCCAGGCCGGGTCATAATTTTCGTCGGGACCGGGGATGCGCTTCAAAGTGTTCCTTTGAAGGATTTTCAAGCAAATGTTGAAACGATGATTGAAAAGGCTAAAGCTAATAATATTATCCCTATAGTGGCCTTGCCTATTTGGTATCCCAACTATCAGAAGGGTATTCAGGAGATTCGGGATTGGGAGATTGATTATGCTAAAAAACAATCGATTACGACCTTGGATTTTACGACGGTTTTATTTGACAGCTCTCAAAAATACCTTACCGGTTTAGCCTCTGATAATGGAAAGTACCCAAATGCCAAAGGCTACGAGAAAATGGGGGATTATGCGGCAAACCTTCTGAAGACCTGA
- a CDS encoding TolC family protein translates to MKKVLSILLIGLMLLVSTNTVLAAGDSLDIEKVAIQSIKNSQQAQSVDRQVTEAQKNYENIEGLSNTLRGTLQYSNSYATIQAVILTPLKMENMVTVVTNAKTVLTNYLRLSSYQAYIALLKANYAQTIQQGLMNDLAADYKTAQQQESLGLISPSQMRLTEIAYLQAQYGYDSAKKAFDSASMNVNNLMGEDLTKQYSTLQDYNIVPADKIKTLNDYVNLALANRLEIVNAQSQLDVDKKGFELGKSAIPTDYDLYCDQEQQTLDNDQNNLDLAKIGVQKNIIQLYANLQAKMKVLEAQKNLEDMAAANFNSAEIQYKNSMLSIQDFDKAKVSKAQADVNYKNAQMDAWLAQTLMNLASGAGYVPLNLSLSSGSSTHVNKPLLTGPSHDK, encoded by the coding sequence GTGAAAAAAGTATTGTCGATTTTGTTAATAGGATTGATGCTACTAGTTTCAACTAATACTGTCCTGGCGGCAGGCGATTCTTTGGATATAGAAAAAGTGGCCATTCAGTCGATAAAAAATTCCCAACAAGCTCAAAGTGTTGACAGGCAGGTAACCGAAGCTCAGAAAAATTATGAGAATATTGAAGGGTTATCAAATACTCTAAGAGGTACACTGCAATATTCAAACTCGTATGCTACGATACAAGCTGTTATCCTTACCCCCCTGAAAATGGAGAATATGGTGACAGTGGTTACCAATGCCAAAACAGTACTGACAAATTATCTTAGACTCTCTTCCTATCAAGCTTATATAGCCCTTTTAAAAGCGAACTACGCTCAAACTATTCAACAAGGTCTCATGAATGATCTTGCTGCCGACTATAAAACAGCACAGCAACAAGAGTCCTTGGGATTGATTTCGCCGTCACAGATGAGATTGACTGAGATAGCTTATCTCCAAGCACAATACGGTTACGACAGTGCTAAAAAAGCTTTTGATTCTGCCTCTATGAATGTTAATAATCTCATGGGTGAAGATCTTACTAAACAATATTCCACACTTCAAGATTACAACATTGTCCCTGCTGACAAGATTAAGACGTTAAATGATTATGTTAATCTTGCTTTGGCAAACCGATTAGAAATTGTCAATGCTCAGAGTCAGCTGGATGTCGATAAGAAGGGATTTGAACTCGGTAAATCAGCAATACCGACTGATTATGATCTGTACTGTGATCAAGAGCAACAAACCTTAGACAATGATCAAAATAATTTGGACCTTGCTAAAATTGGTGTTCAGAAAAATATTATTCAACTTTATGCTAACCTTCAAGCCAAAATGAAGGTTTTGGAAGCCCAGAAAAATCTTGAAGATATGGCAGCCGCAAATTTTAACTCGGCAGAAATCCAGTATAAAAACTCCATGCTTTCCATACAGGATTTTGATAAAGCAAAAGTTAGTAAAGCTCAGGCAGATGTGAACTATAAAAATGCTCAAATGGATGCCTGGTTAGCGCAAACATTGATGAATTTGGCAAGCGGTGCCGGATATGTACCTTTAAATCTTTCTTTATCATCGGGTTCTTCCACCCACGTAAATAAGCCGCTTCTAACTGGCCCTTCACACGATAAATAA
- a CDS encoding YtxH domain-containing protein, with the protein MANQKSGLNRTTVGTIVLAALVGGFAGVLAGLLFAPQRGKDLRHSLRNNLKNRNQDSENLSQARRPGYITLNYPKVTN; encoded by the coding sequence ATGGCTAACCAAAAATCTGGGTTGAATAGGACAACTGTAGGTACCATAGTTTTAGCTGCACTCGTTGGAGGATTTGCCGGAGTTTTGGCCGGCTTATTGTTTGCACCACAACGGGGAAAAGATTTGCGCCATTCACTGAGAAATAATCTTAAGAACAGAAATCAAGATTCAGAGAATTTATCACAGGCAAGAAGGCCCGGGTACATAACACTTAATTATCCCAAAGTTACTAATTAA
- a CDS encoding S41 family peptidase, with the protein MLKSVFQRRVFGKIFANVMLSLILILSTSTSVWASSNDPVSEVRSLLQNKYVDPVSPDVLNAPTIDEMLKRLGDPHTVYFTPQQYKDFEGSVNNSFTGIGIHIQVLPEGIKVVSVVSGSPADEVGLKAGDMLLSADGQSLAGLSTDQAVNILRGPEGSTVKINVQRGSESKDFTVTRRAITEPTVTGSVLDGHIGYVDISTFGEETPLEFASTVIKLNSQHVNAWIVDLRDNGGGYLTSALSLAGFFIGPDVTIQVKDRSGILHLYQAPPQPFTLNKPIVFLTNGNSASASEVLTSAVKDYRKATIVGTTTYGKGTAQDIFPLSNGGVLKMTVDHFYSAFGHEINKVGITPDVEIEKADSLKAAELMLSDKTDELIKARTTDYWQAWSELSNSSTSETNQEPYSLFYPDYQKVNELSGVSLDRKFEIHFDGVINQQTVNDLNIELINSLNGERVPTKFNMLGSSDVQVIPEKALSPGTTYWLVVHPSILDASGKTLNKGTITIINTINASETEGKVKIQSLITPKVVGERMFNDPSATDYGLAIWGSDRK; encoded by the coding sequence ATGTTAAAAAGTGTTTTCCAGAGGAGAGTTTTTGGGAAAATCTTCGCAAATGTTATGCTCTCATTGATTTTAATTTTGAGCACTTCGACTTCGGTTTGGGCTTCATCAAATGATCCGGTGTCTGAAGTCCGATCCTTACTGCAGAACAAGTATGTGGATCCGGTTTCACCCGATGTTTTGAACGCTCCCACCATCGATGAAATGCTAAAGCGCCTTGGGGATCCGCACACTGTTTATTTTACTCCGCAGCAATATAAAGATTTTGAAGGAAGTGTAAACAACAGCTTTACGGGCATCGGAATACATATTCAAGTACTTCCCGAGGGCATTAAGGTGGTTTCAGTAGTTTCCGGCTCACCCGCAGATGAAGTCGGGTTAAAGGCCGGAGATATGCTTCTTAGCGCGGATGGGCAATCTTTGGCCGGATTATCCACCGATCAGGCTGTAAACATCTTGAGAGGACCGGAAGGCAGCACAGTAAAGATCAATGTACAACGCGGGTCTGAGTCCAAGGATTTTACGGTGACTCGCCGAGCTATCACCGAACCCACTGTGACAGGTTCCGTTTTGGATGGACATATCGGTTATGTTGATATATCAACGTTTGGTGAGGAGACGCCGCTGGAATTTGCCAGCACAGTGATCAAATTAAATAGCCAACATGTTAACGCTTGGATCGTTGATTTACGGGATAATGGCGGCGGATACTTAACTTCAGCGCTTTCTCTTGCCGGCTTCTTCATCGGGCCGGACGTTACGATCCAAGTGAAAGACCGTTCCGGGATTCTTCACTTGTATCAAGCCCCGCCGCAGCCGTTTACATTAAACAAACCTATAGTTTTTCTGACCAACGGGAATAGTGCAAGTGCCTCGGAAGTGCTGACCAGCGCGGTTAAAGATTACCGTAAGGCAACTATTGTTGGGACAACGACGTATGGTAAGGGTACAGCCCAGGATATCTTTCCTCTTTCTAATGGCGGTGTTTTAAAAATGACTGTTGATCATTTCTACTCTGCTTTCGGTCATGAGATCAACAAAGTTGGGATTACTCCTGACGTAGAAATAGAAAAGGCGGACTCCCTAAAAGCGGCGGAACTTATGCTGTCAGATAAAACGGATGAGCTGATAAAAGCCAGAACTACGGATTATTGGCAAGCATGGAGTGAACTTTCAAACTCGTCGACATCTGAAACAAATCAGGAACCATATTCCTTGTTCTATCCTGATTATCAGAAAGTCAATGAATTGTCAGGGGTTTCCCTGGATAGGAAATTTGAGATTCATTTCGATGGGGTGATTAACCAGCAGACAGTGAACGATTTAAATATCGAGTTAATTAATAGTTTGAACGGGGAGAGGGTTCCTACTAAGTTCAATATGCTGGGTTCCTCCGATGTTCAGGTCATTCCGGAGAAAGCTTTATCCCCGGGAACGACCTATTGGTTGGTTGTCCATCCCTCTATCCTGGATGCCTCCGGTAAGACATTGAACAAAGGAACTATAACAATTATTAATACAATCAATGCGTCCGAAACAGAAGGAAAGGTTAAGATTCAATCCTTGATAACTCCGAAAGTTGTAGGTGAAAGAATGTTTAACGACCCTTCTGCAACAGATTATGGATTGGCGATTTGGGGTTCTGACAGAAAGTAA
- a CDS encoding MarR family winged helix-turn-helix transcriptional regulator, whose protein sequence is MASTEELTKQLEESLRRANTILFKRGRSILVSMEISSLQFNALLCIREFGPLTMGELGKHLFVACSTATDLADRMERARLVERVRDNNDRRMVRLRLLDKGNEIVDAVITERQNFLGEVLKNYTEDEYQQLLQSLDLLEQRMNL, encoded by the coding sequence ATGGCATCAACCGAAGAACTGACCAAACAATTAGAGGAGAGCTTAAGACGAGCAAACACAATATTGTTTAAGCGCGGACGATCGATTCTAGTAAGTATGGAAATTTCTTCACTTCAGTTCAATGCTTTATTATGTATCCGGGAATTTGGACCGCTAACCATGGGTGAACTGGGTAAACACTTGTTTGTAGCCTGCAGTACTGCCACTGACTTGGCCGATCGAATGGAACGAGCGCGGTTGGTGGAACGAGTTCGGGATAATAATGATCGAAGAATGGTCCGGCTGCGATTGTTGGACAAAGGAAATGAAATAGTTGATGCTGTCATTACGGAACGACAAAACTTTCTCGGGGAAGTTCTTAAGAATTATACGGAAGATGAATATCAGCAGTTGCTTCAGAGCCTAGATCTTCTGGAACAGCGGATGAATTTATAG
- a CDS encoding GerMN domain-containing protein, translating into MKIRRWYKLLIGVILFCLLSLMGCGTLETLVNKDGTDSSFGNFIGGDKNATLPATAPASTASDSRVISLYFPDSTGKYLVNEQRTLPKTMSVARETVTEWLKGPASTKAATEQAAVPTSTTLLDIAIKNDLVIIDLSKEFLQPNPKVSPVVALYGLVNTLTQFSTIKQVQIRIEGKTLTKYGTVDAANLENKPSLVKGSNPATTIIPSLGNSLGKEGSGTGTSQSIGNGETSGQSSGTGSAKSDTSNGALPNSPSSINLFNYPPSST; encoded by the coding sequence TTGAAAATCAGAAGATGGTACAAACTACTAATTGGAGTCATATTATTTTGTCTGCTGTCGCTTATGGGCTGTGGGACCTTGGAAACGTTGGTAAACAAGGATGGTACTGACAGCTCATTTGGAAATTTTATCGGCGGTGATAAAAACGCAACTCTTCCTGCCACAGCTCCTGCATCGACGGCAAGCGACAGCAGAGTGATTAGCTTATATTTTCCGGATTCAACAGGGAAATATCTCGTTAATGAACAGCGGACATTGCCAAAGACGATGAGTGTTGCCAGAGAAACAGTGACTGAGTGGCTGAAGGGACCGGCATCAACGAAAGCAGCAACGGAACAGGCTGCTGTTCCTACGTCAACGACTCTCTTAGACATAGCCATTAAAAACGATTTGGTAATTATTGATCTAAGTAAAGAATTTTTACAACCCAATCCTAAAGTCTCACCGGTAGTGGCGCTTTATGGCCTCGTCAATACGCTGACGCAGTTTTCCACGATTAAACAAGTGCAAATTCGAATCGAGGGTAAAACACTCACGAAATACGGGACTGTCGATGCTGCAAATTTAGAAAATAAGCCAAGTTTAGTGAAAGGTTCAAATCCCGCGACCACAATCATTCCAAGTCTCGGTAATAGTCTTGGAAAAGAGGGGTCCGGCACCGGAACGAGTCAGAGTATTGGCAATGGAGAGACCTCCGGACAATCTTCCGGAACCGGCTCAGCTAAATCGGATACGAGCAATGGTGCGCTTCCTAATTCCCCTAGTTCAATTAATTTATTTAATTATCCGCCGAGCTCCACCTAA
- a CDS encoding metallophosphoesterase gives MPDKLTTLFTKKISRRDFLRSTGGFFANHWLLSLLPLGGAGLLGWAEHDTKELQSELWDLFYPKLPTALEGKTICQLSDLHLESLQMDPERIRQTAMAQKPDLIVLTGDIISTRIDLDKVNPYLNKFSAPYGNYVVLGNNDYSHLSHTLLKRFLKQLEGLGWIPLLNQSTFLSPLNLWIIGIDDPATAHDDVDRAYQNLLSSQSSHPVAQNPSFRLALAHSSDCLDDVASYGSDLLLTGHTHGGQIRLPGFRPLITNTYLGDKGIYEGYHVVNETPLYINRGIGESVIPLRFNVPPEIAFFTLHRGNKSPLHQVRNAK, from the coding sequence ATGCCAGATAAATTAACCACACTGTTTACCAAAAAAATATCCCGCCGTGACTTTTTGCGCAGTACCGGTGGATTCTTTGCCAATCACTGGCTGCTTTCCTTGCTGCCCCTAGGCGGGGCCGGACTTCTTGGCTGGGCAGAACATGATACTAAGGAATTACAAAGCGAACTATGGGATCTTTTTTACCCCAAACTTCCGACAGCCCTCGAGGGAAAAACAATCTGTCAATTAAGCGACTTACATCTGGAATCCCTGCAAATGGATCCCGAACGCATCCGACAAACAGCCATGGCACAAAAGCCCGACCTTATTGTACTGACGGGCGACATTATTTCTACCCGAATCGATCTCGATAAAGTCAACCCCTATTTAAACAAATTCTCTGCACCTTACGGAAACTATGTCGTTCTGGGAAATAACGACTACAGCCACCTATCACATACACTGCTGAAGCGTTTTCTGAAACAGCTTGAAGGTTTAGGATGGATTCCCTTACTTAATCAATCAACCTTTCTATCTCCCCTCAACCTATGGATCATCGGAATCGACGACCCAGCCACTGCTCACGACGACGTGGACCGAGCCTATCAAAACCTCCTCAGCTCCCAATCATCACACCCAGTTGCCCAAAACCCTTCCTTCCGCCTGGCTTTAGCCCACTCTTCCGATTGCCTTGACGATGTAGCTTCCTACGGATCCGATCTCTTACTGACAGGCCACACCCACGGCGGCCAAATCCGCCTCCCAGGCTTTAGGCCATTAATTACTAACACTTATCTGGGTGATAAAGGAATTTATGAAGGTTACCATGTTGTTAACGAAACTCCCTTATACATAAACCGCGGCATTGGAGAAAGCGTTATCCCCCTGCGCTTTAACGTCCCCCCAGAGATCGCTTTCTTTACTCTCCACCGAGGGAACAAATCACCTCTGCACCAGGTTCGAAACGCTAAATAG
- a CDS encoding DEAD/DEAH box helicase, which translates to MASFTDLGLSETIIRSIVNMGFEETTPIQEMTIPIALQGRDLIGQAQTGTGKTAAYGIPLIERFAEQSEQIQGIVLAPTRELAVQVAEELNKIGQFKGIHSLPIYGGQNIDWQIRALRKRPHIIVATPGRLMDHMRRRTIRLNEIKIVVLDEADEMLNMGFLEDIETILKEIPEIRQTLLFSATMPKQIQNIAQRFMKEPEFIQIKATGVTVSDIEQHYIEVPEKLKFDVLTRLLDIQSPELSIVFARTKRRVDELSEGLNKRGYSAEGIHGDLTQSKRDSVLRQFKDGTIDVLVATDVAARGLDISGVTHVFNFDIPQDTESYVHRVGRTGRAGKTGLAITFVTPREMGMLRLIESVIKRRVLRKPIPTIVEAVQGQQRLTMNEILRVIAEEDIEKYKGLAEELLAENDSVTLLSAALKVITKEPENVEVRLTETAPIRVKGMGNPRGRQGGVPKKNYNQRTDTWSRRRSHDGRIGTAGASRGKGLV; encoded by the coding sequence TTGGCATCTTTTACAGATTTAGGACTAAGTGAAACGATTATCCGCTCTATTGTCAATATGGGGTTTGAAGAAACTACACCCATTCAAGAAATGACTATACCCATAGCTTTGCAGGGTCGGGATTTGATCGGACAGGCTCAGACAGGGACAGGTAAGACAGCGGCTTATGGAATACCACTCATAGAAAGATTTGCTGAGCAATCAGAACAAATTCAGGGGATAGTATTGGCTCCTACCAGGGAATTAGCGGTTCAAGTCGCAGAGGAGTTAAACAAAATTGGCCAGTTTAAAGGGATTCATTCCTTGCCAATTTATGGGGGGCAAAATATTGACTGGCAGATTCGCGCCCTGAGAAAGAGGCCTCATATTATTGTGGCAACTCCGGGACGATTAATGGATCACATGCGGAGAAGAACAATTCGTCTGAACGAAATAAAGATTGTTGTTTTAGATGAAGCCGATGAGATGTTAAATATGGGCTTTTTGGAGGATATAGAGACGATACTAAAGGAAATTCCGGAGATTCGTCAAACTCTCCTCTTCTCAGCGACCATGCCCAAGCAGATTCAGAATATTGCCCAACGGTTCATGAAAGAGCCTGAATTCATTCAAATTAAAGCAACAGGTGTAACGGTTTCTGATATCGAACAGCATTATATTGAAGTTCCGGAAAAGTTAAAATTTGATGTCTTAACAAGACTTTTGGATATTCAATCACCGGAGTTGTCCATAGTTTTTGCTCGCACGAAGCGAAGGGTGGACGAACTTTCAGAGGGGTTAAATAAACGTGGCTATTCTGCTGAAGGTATTCACGGTGATCTTACCCAAAGTAAGAGGGATAGTGTTTTAAGACAATTTAAAGATGGAACGATCGACGTCTTGGTAGCTACCGATGTTGCGGCGAGAGGACTTGATATCAGCGGAGTGACTCATGTTTTTAACTTTGACATTCCCCAGGATACAGAAAGCTATGTCCATCGGGTTGGCAGAACAGGTCGTGCCGGAAAGACGGGTCTTGCTATTACCTTTGTAACACCACGCGAGATGGGAATGTTAAGACTTATTGAGTCTGTCATTAAGCGTAGAGTCTTGAGAAAGCCGATTCCAACGATCGTTGAAGCGGTTCAGGGTCAGCAACGGTTAACAATGAATGAAATATTAAGAGTCATTGCTGAGGAGGACATTGAGAAATATAAGGGACTAGCAGAAGAGCTGCTCGCCGAAAATGATTCTGTAACGCTGCTGTCGGCAGCCTTGAAAGTTATTACTAAAGAACCGGAAAACGTCGAGGTGCGTTTAACAGAGACTGCGCCGATTCGCGTGAAGGGTATGGGTAATCCGAGAGGTCGTCAAGGTGGGGTCCCCAAGAAAAACTATAATCAGAGAACGGATACTTGGTCAAGAAGAAGAAGCCATGATGGACGAATTGGAACAGCGGGTGCTTCAAGAGGAAAAGGCTTAGTCTAA
- a CDS encoding YlbF family regulator yields the protein MSYIDKARELGEALSQTPELQGLKTAEAAIMADPQSQEAFSQYQEKERSLITAQMISKVVPEKESLALLDLKVRLMNKYPLIKNYFVQQQNYEKLMAMVNLTLTTAMHGLPSASDLPIPEELKGMAQQILDKISGGNPMEKMQITPEMFKNIKLPPLTQK from the coding sequence ATGAGTTACATTGACAAGGCCCGTGAATTGGGGGAAGCCCTATCGCAAACCCCAGAACTTCAAGGGTTAAAGACGGCCGAAGCCGCTATTATGGCTGATCCTCAGAGCCAAGAAGCATTCAGCCAGTATCAAGAAAAAGAACGCAGTCTCATCACTGCCCAAATGATTAGTAAGGTGGTTCCTGAGAAAGAATCTTTAGCTCTCTTGGATCTTAAAGTTCGTCTTATGAATAAATATCCTTTGATCAAAAACTACTTTGTTCAACAGCAGAATTACGAAAAACTAATGGCCATGGTCAATTTGACCTTAACCACGGCCATGCATGGCTTACCCTCGGCCAGCGACCTTCCTATTCCCGAAGAATTGAAAGGCATGGCTCAACAAATCCTTGACAAAATCAGCGGCGGAAACCCTATGGAAAAGATGCAAATCACTCCAGAAATGTTCAAAAACATTAAACTACCACCATTAACTCAGAAATAG